The stretch of DNA AACTTCTGGCATCAAGGTCAGATGCTGGGCAGCATATTGCTAGtttggcagcacagccagtTTTGGGTGTGCTCACTAAGGTTAGGTTCTGTGTGGTGAATACAGTGATTCTCTGTTCCGCTTCAAGAAAACTAGAGCAATTGCCACATGCGGCAAATTGGGCTGGGGGAGATGGATGAAGTGAGGGTATTAAATCCTGGAGAGGGGCCTCCCTTTTTTTGTCATTGAAAGTCCTGTGGAAGTATATGGTCTGGATTAGAAGGTCAGTATGAGGAAGGAAAGGACTCCTGCTTGGGGAGCTTCCTGTGCAAATTTTTGTACAGAAGGCTGAACAGTACTACAATACCTAGTATGTGTGGTATAATATCCTATATTGTGCAATACCAGATATTCAATACTTCTTTTCATGGCAGTACTGTGAAAGGTCCAGATTTAGTGCATAATGCCCGTGTCAGATGCAGTGAAATGTGCAACTTGTCCTAGTCCTATCTTAAAGTTGTTTGTGTCCCAGATCCAGTAACTGTTGAGGAATTCAGGAGCTGTACTAGGTAACTTCACTCATATTCACATCCTTGAGGATTTCAAGTACAGATGCTGGCATCCATCTGCCAGTCAACAGTGATTTGCTCCAACTAGCTAGCTGTCCACAGAAGTTTTAGCTGTGGATCTTGCATAATGGTGTGGATCTCGGACTGAATGGCAGCTTTAGCAGGCGTGTGGAAGAGGACTGAAAAAAGAGGCAGTGTGGAAGAAGCAGCTTCCCTGCCCCCATCCCAAGCACCTCAGGGCAAACATGGTGCAGCTTTGTCACGTTTTCTCTTTCAAGCTCTGAATTCCTATGGAAACAAGTGAGCCTCTCTAGAGTGCTGCAACTGGAAATGCCTCACTTCTCATCCAGTGGAAACACTGATTTTCTGGGGATCTTTGGCTGGTCCTGTTCGGGGGCTCACAAAGCAGCCACAGAGAAGATTGTGGTGGGCAGTATTCATGAGAGTTCTATCATTTCGTGCCATCTCTGGGGCGGAACATGGAGACAGACAGCGAAAAAGTGTatgcaggaaagcagaggacATGTGCTGTTGTGTGGTGTGGTGATGCAGGACAGAAAGTGTTGGCTGTAAGgcaaatgcaaacaaacacaTCTGCCTCTGTGCGTATGTCAGTGCTGTGCCCACACTGTGGCCATGCTTATAGCCTGGCACTAAAAATGTACAGTGCTTTGGACTCTGTGCACGTCCCGACGGccttccctccctgtcctgTTCGTTAATGTCTTTATCTCCCAGTGTTTACaactaaaaagcagaaaaccgAGAGGAAACTGCAGGAGGCTTCATTTTTAATCTGTTCAGCCGTGCTGCCCGTGGGGAAGGCTCCGCTTCACTcggccggggcggggggtgGGAGGCCTGGCTGCCggccggggctgctcccggTGCGGCGGGGAAGCCGGGTCACCGCGGAGCACACGTGCGGGAGCGCCCGGCGCCGGCGTGTCGCTCCGCCCCGCCACACGTGCGGCCTCGGGGGAAGGGGCGGCACATGGCGCCGCCGGAACACTCGGCTCTAAGACCGGCCCCTTGCATAAGCTGTTGATTGTAATGGGTGGggaaggctgctgtgctgcagctcctgagtgAGCTGTGGGGTTGCCTCCCTCCGCTTTATGTAATGCTGGCGATCCCCGTGCTGTCGGCTTTGCTGTTaactccttcctctcctgcaggagaggggTTAAAAATGGCATCTTTCAGCCTGGGGAAATTGACCTTGCCCATGGGGCTTCTCAGAGCTCTCAGTCCCAGGAAAAATAAGACCGCGTGGCCCCAGCAGGCTGTGGGTGCTTGGTGAAGTAGAGGAATGGGGAACCGTGACTGTCTTTTTCCATGGTGTGATCTGACAGAGGTCCATACCATGAGACAGGGCTGCTCGTGACCTTATGGCACAGGGGAGGATGGTGATCTCTCTAATCACGGGGAGAGAGGAATGATGCAAACTGGGATTTGTCTCATCCAAGATAGGTGGAGGAGGGGTCACTAGCAGGCTGGGTCTTCTGTGTCAGACAAGAAGGAAGTACGGTCAGAATCAGGTTAGGATATCACAAGGTGTCAGGGGAACAGATGCAGATCTAGGATTTGTCATCTTGGGGAGACAGAAAGGCAGTAATCAGATAAAGATTTCATACAGGGGTTTGATGAGGAGTTCTGGGAGAGAGATGTGATATTCAGCCTGATTCAGCTGTAGCtgtttcggtttttttttttttttccctgtggagaTGAGGAAGTATGTGCTGTTTTGTCTTCTGATgtattttaggattttattcAGTTGATTTTAATATCCCTTTGAGGGATGCATCAAGTGAAATATAGGTCTATAAGGATTTCTGTATCCAGAATGAAAGGCTGTCCTGAGTAGAGATAGCAGGGTCCAGTTTGGATGTCATTTCCTTGTGTCGTCTGTGGTAGTGAGGCTGTTTGTTTCACCTTGTTTATTTTGTCTCCAGAATAATTGAGCTGAATGGCCACAAGCCACCCCTCACCTACAAGCGCTTCCAGGCCATCATTAGCCGTATGGAGCTCCCAAAGAAGCCAGTGAGCACTGTAATAAGTCAGCAGATGGAAACATGTAAAGTGGACATCCAGGAAAACCATGATGATGTCTATGgggtcccatccctggaagagctgGGTATGTGTCAAGAGTGAAGGCAAGGATTACTGCCAGCTGAAATGGGATCTAGTGGAACTGTTTCCAGTGGCTGGCACATGTTCTTACCTGACATGGGCTGCCTCTAGCCATAGAACAGCCTAATTCTTTCAGCAAGTGCCAGACCTTGTGATAACACACTGGCATCCCTTGCACTGCTGTGGATGCCCAGCATCCCCTTTAGCATTGCTCTGAAGTGCTCTGCATCTGTCCTTATGTTCTCTGCTATACTGAGCATGTAACCACTGTATTAGGATCTCAtgtcctcagcagctgctttcctcctACTGCCGTCTCAGGCATGTTGTGTAACAGACCTGAAGAGGTAAACTAACTGTGTACCAGCTTTAGATAATTTCATTCAGTTACTGCCAAGCAGCACCAGTTTGGGAACTTAACAAGACAAAAGATATTACAAAAACTTCTTTCACTCATCCTGCTGTGCCTTACAGTCCTGTAAGACTTGAAGAAGGAGATGAATGCAAGACCTACATCAGGGAAGTGGATCTAAATGCAAGGGAAGAAAGGACTAATGCAGAAtactgtctgtgtgtgtgtgactggaGGCTCCATACCAGCTTTATAGGAAGTACCTTAAGGTACCTTCCTGGTACCTTAAGGCGCAGTTTTGACAGTCATGTAAAAGCGTGGGGCTTCACAACAGGAGTATCCTAAAGGCTGCAGTTCTGCATAGATCGACCTTCTTTATTGTCTGGCCAAATGTGAGACTGCCTGTAACCTTACACTGCTCTGCTtgctgccaggggaggctcCTCTGTCAGCccagagcagtgcagggagactGCATTACTGCTTCCCCATTTGCAGTGGTTCATTTGCACTAATCCAgtgccttccccagcaccagcctCAGCAGATTTAGGAGCTTCACCAGAAGCAGCTGGGCTACCTAGTGAGCTGCTGATGTTGATGGCAAGGTGTTTTGtaaggcagagctgtggagcaGATGTTTTATTGCCAGCTGCTCAGCCTTTGGAGCAGAACCCTGTGGGTAGTGCTGACACACCAGAGAGAATGCTGGCTGTGAGCAGTGGGGAAAGTCACCACAAGGCAGCCTGAAGCATTGCAGGGAGAGGCCCTTGAAGTGCAGTGTCATGAGCAGGCTCTCCTCATATCCTACATGATTTTCCTGCTGTACAAGGATTAGAGCAGCAAATAAGCCATGTTAGGCAACTGTAGTATGTACTGTCTTGCTGTTGTTAATGCTTAATCCCATATCTATGGCCTTTGTCTAGGCATGGCTTCAAATCTTACAAAGTTCTTTCTCTCAGGCTTTCCTACAGATGGTCTTGCCCCTGCAGTTTGGCAAGGAGGGGAGACAGAAGCTCTGGCACGGCTGGATAAACACTTGGAAAGAAAGGTAACCCATTATTTAAGTGGTGATTCCTTCAGACTGTGCctccaaatgaaaaatgtagtGCTGCCCATTACCCTGTTCCCTGCTCTTCCTAGCAGTGCTCATAACATTCACTCTGGAAAGGAGTGTTTGTTATTGTTGGAGTATTCCTGTGATCTTGGGTTGTGTGTGGAGCAGGGAGCTCATGGGATTCCTCAGGCCCAAAAAATTTAGAGCAGTGTATTATTTATGCTGCTGTTTGAAGCACATGGGactcttttccttgtttctaCCTCTCAGTTTCCTTTAGAGGAGTGCAAACTTGGAAATTCTCCCATAAGTTGTTCAGTCCCTGCCACACTGCACACGGTCTCTTTTTATCTTCACCTGAGGTATTAGTGTGAGTACGTGCTTACAAAAGAATGCCTTCCCCTTGTTCATCAGCTTCTTAATAGGGTGTCTCACAGGCTGGCATTCCTTGAGCCCCTTGTTGaaataatcagatttttttcagtagggCTTGTGTTCTTGATTATAGTGCACAAGGCAAACAATTTCAAAGTAATGAAAGGTGGCCCAGCTGCAGAAGCATGACTcaattttaagcattttgtaCTTCTTTAATGCTGGGTGGCTTGATATGGAAATCAAAGCATAAATACTTGTGCTGAAGAGGGAGTAAACTATCAACATAATGCTCCACAAAAGGGTCTGAATTTCCCCAATCTTCTTGTTCAGTGTGTGACATGAGATAGACATACCTGGACATAAACAGTTGTGTTAGCTTGTATCCTAAGGAGCTCTCAGGGTTGTTAGCTCCTGTATGCAAAGCAAATTAATCCTCTTGGGCAAAATAATGGACTGGTTTAAATTCTGGAGCAAaggtttttcatttcttcaatgGGGCATGGGGCTTGGGATTGCCTGCTGGAGATCTCTCCCAGCAGTGGTTGGAAGTAAATAGAAGAGGCACTGCTGTCAGACCTTAGTGGCCTCACCACCTGCACAGAGGCTTGCCATTAGCAGTGTCCCACAAGTACAAGGGGTTTTTGGCTTATTTCTCCTGAATCTGTCTAGGCATGGGTTGCGAATTACGAAAGACCAAGGATGAACGCCAATTCATTGCTGGCCAGCCCTACAGGACTCAGTCCCTACCTGCGTTTTGGCTGCTTGTCCTGCCGCTTGTTTTACTATCGTCTCTGGGAGCTGTATAAGAAGGTAAGACAAAAGGTTCATCTGGAAGGCAGGCGGGGTTTGAGCATATACAGCAGGATGCTGGTTGCCAGACAACGTGCCAGAATTGGTACAAAACATACAGTTGCCTCCCTAGTGTTTGATTGTTGGGCTGAGCTTGTTGCTACTACAGAGGAGGCTTTTGGGTAAGAAAAAGTAATTCTCCTGTATATACTCACACAGGCCTTAAATCTGGTGGTATCTTGTTCTTCAGTCTGGACTTCCATGTTACGAGCCACATAGAGCCTTTTACTGTTAGTTTTACATTGTTCCAGTCACTTGTCATTGTACTGAGTGAACCCGTGTCAGTGCTCTGACTTCACCATCTGGGCTTTCTGATAAGGAGTGATCTGGCATTGAGCTCCTTTATCGCAGTGGTCAGTAGCTGACTCAGGAAATGTGTGTAAATGCATGGGTGGCTCACAGCTCAGCTTCATGAAGCCAGTCCTTCTCATGCTTGTGAATATCCATGTTCCCTCTGCACAGGTGAAGCGGAACAGCACACCCCCCCTCTCTCTGTATGGACAGCTTCTGTGGCGGGAGTTCTTCTACACAGCAGCCACCAACAACCCGAAGTTTGATCGCATGGAGGGGAATCCCATCTGCATACAGATCCCCTGGGACAGGAACCCTGAAGCCTTGGCAAAGTGGGCAGAGGGCAAGACAGGCTTCCCTTGGATTGATGCAATCATGACTCAACTGAGACAAGAAGGGTGGATCCACCATCTGGCCAGGCACGCAGTGGCCTGCTTCCTGACCAGGGGTGACCTCTGGATCAGCTGGGAGTCAGGAGTCAGGGTGAGTCCTGGCATTTTCAGGTATTTGCAGGAGgccataaagaaaacaaagtgtcCCTGGCACTTGCTGCAAGGATGGGCACACAGGTATGGATTTTGCTTCATGTGTAAAAGGTGCATGGAAGAGAGGATTTGCTAGCAGGCTCTTGGACAGCCAATAGCCTGACTTCTTTCTGCCTTCTACCGTGAGGCTCTGACAGTATCACAAGCCTCAAGTAACCGTAACTAAATGTATGTGGGACCCACTGGTAAATATGGACTAGGATTTTGGAGACCTTTtagttttggggggttttttgggaatATTCTCTCAGtccatctgttttctttgcaagttTAATGTCACTTCTTAACTGGACCTTTTTCCTCATTATAAAATCCATCACCGTGCCGGTCAGGGAACGCTCCATGACTGTGAAATCTGAGTCTAGAGTCTCTCAAGGAAAGAGGTAAAAGATCCTCCTGTTGGGCCATCTGAAGGGACAGACAGCTCGAACCTACCCAGTGTACATACTGCCCTACACAAAAAGTGGAGGCAGGGGAGCTGACAAAGAGCATAATTGAAAGTGCTGCCTAAGTGCAGCATCTGTGCATGCATGTGAGTGAGTTACTGCTGAAACCTTTCTGCCTCGTGGTGGTAGTGTGCTGTGGGACCTTCAGAGGGGTTCCTTATTGTTGCTTTGGTGCACGTTCTTCTGTGCAGCATCCTCTCCTTCCCAAGGTTGGTGCTTTATATTTGTTATGCCTGCCAGGCTAGGATCAATACCCAAAGCTTGCTGCAACACTAGGTAGTGATTTAGTCTGTAGCTGCATGAGAGATAAGTCAGCACTTTATCTGTGTGAGCAGACCATGCCTCCCTAAGTGAAAGTGTCAGGAAGTGAGATACATTGACCAGCCAGCTGACTTCAGCCAGCAGATCACCTCtatgctgctgctctcttctcaTAGCTCAGTGTCTGCCATTTGAAATAGCAATCCTGGGTCCTACTGCCACAAAGTCCTGCCCAGGGATGGTCTCAGTGCCTTTTCCTCCAATTGCTGCAGGTGTTTGACGAACTGTTACTGGATGCAGATTTCAGTGTGAATGCAGGCAGCTGGATGTGGCTCTCGTGCAGCGCATTCTTCCAGCAGTTCTTCCACTGTTACTGTCCTGTGGGCTTCGGACGGCGCACAGACCCCAGTGGTGACTATGTAAAGTGAGTGATGTTACTGGAGCTGATCTATCTTTCTGGATCTGTAAGCCCAAATCAATCAGTGGCTTACAGGTGCACGGCACTTTCCGTGCATTGTATGTGctacatttttttgtgtgtgctt from Corvus cornix cornix isolate S_Up_H32 chromosome 5, ASM73873v5, whole genome shotgun sequence encodes:
- the CRY2 gene encoding cryptochrome-2 isoform X1, whose product is MAAAAAAALGPAPALCRSVHWFRRGLRLHDNPALQEALRDATSLRCIYILDPWFAASSAVGINRWRFLLQSLEDLDNSLRKLNSRLFVVRGQPTDVFPRLFKEWGVTRLTFEYDSEPFGKERDAAIIKLAKEAGVEVVIENSHTLYDLDRIIELNGHKPPLTYKRFQAIISRMELPKKPVSTVISQQMETCKVDIQENHDDVYGVPSLEELGFPTDGLAPAVWQGGETEALARLDKHLERKAWVANYERPRMNANSLLASPTGLSPYLRFGCLSCRLFYYRLWELYKKVKRNSTPPLSLYGQLLWREFFYTAATNNPKFDRMEGNPICIQIPWDRNPEALAKWAEGKTGFPWIDAIMTQLRQEGWIHHLARHAVACFLTRGDLWISWESGVRVFDELLLDADFSVNAGSWMWLSCSAFFQQFFHCYCPVGFGRRTDPSGDYVKRYLPKLKGFPSRYIYEPWNAPESVQKAAKCIIGVDYPKPMVNHAETSRLNIERMKQIYQQLSRYRGLCLLASVPSCVEDLSGPVTDSASGQGCSTSTAVRLSQADQASPKRKHEGVDEPCTEELYKRAKVTGLPASEIPGKSS
- the CRY2 gene encoding cryptochrome-2 isoform X2, which produces MAAAAAAALGPAPALCRSVHWFRRGLRLHDNPALQEALRDATSLRCIYILDPWFAASSAVGINRWRFLLQSLEDLDNSLRKLNSRLFVVRGQPTDVFPRLFKEWGVTRLTFEYDSEPFGKERDAAIIKLAKEAGVEVVIENSHTLYDLDRIIELNGHKPPLTYKRFQAIISRMELPKKPVSTVISQQMETCKVDIQENHDDVYGVPSLEELGFPTDGLAPAVWQGGETEALARLDKHLERKAWVANYERPRMNANSLLASPTGLSPYLRFGCLSCRLFYYRLWELYKKVKRNSTPPLSLYGQLLWREFFYTAATNNPKFDRMEGNPICIQIPWDRNPEALAKWAEGKTGFPWIDAIMTQLRQEGWIHHLARHAVACFLTRGDLWISWESGVRVFDELLLDADFSVNAGSWMWLSCSAFFQQFFHCYCPVGFGRRTDPSGDYVKRYLPKLKGFPSRYIYEPWNAPESVQKAAKCIIGVDYPKPMVNHAETSRLNIERMKQIYQQLSRYRGLCLLASVPSCVEDLSGPVTDSASGQGCSTSTVRLSQADQASPKRKHEGVDEPCTEELYKRAKVTGLPASEIPGKSS